Proteins co-encoded in one Haloarcula pelagica genomic window:
- a CDS encoding CBS domain-containing protein — MKTAVTAREVMNREFVGASESDDLYETAELLVREDERTALVLRGNDPVGVVTEQDLLGHLVDTDDADDATVGDAMVESVPSVSPDARLTDVRDTMLEWSAGWLLVVEDGDPVGTVTEHDVLAAARMESETTDQVSDRQEAATAGQVAAADGSATAADDQFEQQGICSACGTFTRNLASFNGQLLCADCRNV, encoded by the coding sequence GCGCCAGCGAGTCCGACGACCTCTACGAAACCGCCGAGTTACTCGTCCGCGAAGACGAGCGGACAGCACTCGTACTCCGGGGGAACGACCCCGTCGGCGTCGTCACGGAGCAGGACCTCCTCGGACACCTCGTGGACACCGACGACGCCGACGACGCGACAGTCGGCGACGCCATGGTCGAGTCGGTCCCCTCGGTCTCACCGGACGCTCGCCTGACGGACGTGCGCGATACGATGCTGGAGTGGTCCGCCGGATGGCTGCTGGTCGTCGAAGACGGCGACCCGGTGGGGACAGTCACCGAACACGACGTGCTCGCGGCCGCCCGGATGGAGAGCGAGACGACAGATCAAGTCTCGGACCGCCAGGAGGCCGCCACCGCCGGGCAGGTCGCCGCCGCGGACGGCTCGGCGACCGCCGCTGACGACCAGTTCGAGCAACAGGGGATCTGCTCGGCCTGTGGGACCTTCACCCGGAACCTCGCGTCGTTCAACGGCCAGCTCCTCTGTGCGGACTGCCGGAACGTGTAG
- a CDS encoding GNAT family N-acetyltransferase codes for MEIRSAQTADADTIADQWVALAAGQRAHGSHLSTDANRSAIREVILQRIVTDRLRVAVDDEAVVGFVMFSVETGRYEQDVVRGVVENLYVVPSARDDGIGSALLTAAEDALAAAGVDVISLEAMADNDGARRFYHAHGYTPHRVEFEKSTESDTL; via the coding sequence GTGGAGATCCGGTCCGCACAGACAGCCGATGCCGACACGATCGCCGACCAGTGGGTCGCGCTGGCGGCCGGCCAGCGCGCTCACGGGTCACACCTGTCCACGGACGCGAACCGCTCGGCGATCCGCGAGGTGATCCTCCAGCGGATCGTCACCGATCGGCTGCGCGTCGCCGTCGACGACGAGGCGGTCGTCGGATTCGTCATGTTCTCGGTCGAGACGGGGCGCTACGAGCAGGATGTCGTCCGGGGCGTCGTCGAGAACCTCTACGTCGTCCCGAGCGCCAGAGACGACGGGATCGGCAGCGCGCTCCTGACCGCAGCGGAGGACGCCCTCGCCGCCGCCGGCGTCGATGTCATCTCGCTGGAAGCGATGGCGGACAACGACGGTGCGCGCCGGTTTTACCACGCCCACGGCTACACGCCCCACCGGGTCGAGTTCGAGAAGTCGACCGAAAGCGATACTCTCTAA